The region CAAGATAAAAGGTATCTTGAGGAAGTGGCAACCCCTTATCAGGCGATCGATCTTTGTGCGACCGAAATCCAAGCACGATTGCCGGCAGTGATTGCCTTTACCCAAAATGCCATGAAACAACCCAATTATTACCTGTGGGGCGGCACGGTGGGGCCAAATTACGATTGTTCTGGGTTAATGCAGGCAGCATTTGCTTCGGTGGGTATTTGGTTACCCAGAGATTCCTATCAGCAGGAAGCATTTACTCAGCCAATTCCGATTGAGGATCTTTTACCGGGAGATTTAATATTTTTCGGGACTCCAGAAAAAACTACCCACGTCGGACTTTATTTAGGTGAGGGGCGCTACATCCACAGTTCCGGTCAAACAGTCGGTCGCAATGGTATTGGCATCGATGTGC is a window of Aerosakkonema funiforme FACHB-1375 DNA encoding:
- a CDS encoding C40 family peptidase — encoded protein: MNENFQSIEYRCRRNVNIYDSPSCTRLATQAALGRHLRVVSPNGDTSDTSIEVCLCEDDYPGWLSIQDKRYLEEVATPYQAIDLCATEIQARLPAVIAFTQNAMKQPNYYLWGGTVGPNYDCSGLMQAAFASVGIWLPRDSYQQEAFTQPIPIEDLLPGDLIFFGTPEKTTHVGLYLGEGRYIHSSGQTVGRNGIGIDV